The sequence below is a genomic window from Draconibacterium halophilum.
AGCGAAGTTGCCGGTTATTTATGGGAAAAGGAATGGGCCGAAAAAAGCTCAGGAAATATTTCCATTGATCTAAGCGGACTTTTCCCGGAATCAATTATAAACCGGATTCATGACGAAGTTTCCTTCGATTTTCCAATCGATGCAGCCGGGATGGTACTTTTTGTTACCGGTTCGGGTTGTCGGTTGCGGCATCTTGTAGATAGAGTAGATGAAGTTGCAGCAATTATAGCTGTTAATTCAACCGCTACGGCCTATTCGGTTTTGTGGGGAGGCAAAAGTGCCGGATTTAAACCCACTTCCGAATTGAGGGCGCACATAAAAATTCATCTTTTTAATGCAGCAAATCATACCGGCCGAAAAGCTGTCGTTCATGCACATCCAGGTGAGTTGGTTGTTTTAAGTCACCATAAACTGTTTAAGGATGAGGCTTTATTTAATCACTCGCTCTGGAAGATGTGCCCGGAAATAAAATTGTATGTTCCGCGGGGAGTTGGTTGTGCCGGTTATGCTCGGTATGGAACCGAAGAACTGGCAAATCTAACGCTTGAAGCATTGAAAAACCACGATATTGTTTTGTGGGAAAAACACGGCGCTTTAGCAACCGGAGTGGATATAGAGGAAGCGTTCGACTTTTTGGATGTGGCCAATAAGGGAGCTAAACTTTTGTTGTTGGCATGGAATGCCGGATTCGATCCCGAAGGACTGTCGCCTGAACAACTGGATGATTTGATGAAGCCCTGAATGTGTTAAATTCTGAGTTAGTAAAACCGTAATAATTCAGGTCTTCGTTTAAAACTTATACCTTCGCGCCCAATTTGAAACGATTCACGTATGAGTTTAAACCGCACAAGCAAATTTTTTATTCCCGTATTCACAATGGTTATGGCTGCTATGGTGGCTATGTCGCCATTTGCAATTGATACCTACATTGCTGCCTTACCCGATATTGCTGAATTTTTTGGCGTAAAGCTAAACGTAGCTGAGTTGACCATTACATTGTATTTTATGGGATTTGCCTTTGGAAACTTTTTCGGTGGACCCTTGTCTGATGCTTTTGGACGAAAAACAATTGCCCTCACCGGAATTGCGCTTTACGGTTTGGCCTCTTTACTCATAACTACCTGCACCAAAATCGAATATGTTCTGTTGTTGCGTGTGCTTCAGGCTTTTGGAGGAGGTTTTGCAACGGTTACGGGGAATGTGTTTATTCGCGACTGGTACAGCGGAAAACAGGTAGCTCGTTTTGTTACCATCATTAGTATGATCATTATGCTGGCTCCTCTGTTTGCTCCGGTTATGGGCGCCGCATTAATTCATTGGTATGGCTGGGTGAGTATCTTTTGGTTTTTGCTGGCATTTGCCATTCTGTTGTTTTTATCCATGTGGTTGCTTATTCCCGAATCGCGAGCTCCGGAGCTGATCACCCGAAAAATTACGGGGCGGCAACTGTTGGAAAAGTACCGGGTATTTTTCTCGAGTAAACAAAGTACTATTTTGCTGTTTGCCATTAGTTTACCCATGTCGGGCTTGTACATTTTTATTACGGCGGCATCGTTTATTTATATCGAGTATTTCAATATCAGCCAATTGCGCTTTCCGCTGTTTTTTAGTGCAAATGTTGTTCTGAACATCATGCTTTCGTTTTTAAATACTATTCTTTTGAAGAAACACGATCCGGAAAAGATTTTGCGCTACGGCTTATTGTTGCAGATGCTTTCGGGCGTAACACTGGCCATTTCGGTGTTGATGCCCGAGCCGCAATTGTGGGCAGTATTTGCATCAATTGTGTTGTATGTGGGAAGTTTAGGTTTGGTTTTTGGAAACGGAACGGCCACAATTCTGAATCATAATCCGGAGGTTGCAGGATCGGCAAATGCTACTATCGGAATTGCCCGCTTTGCCATTAGTGCGCTAATCGGAAGTATAATGGCAATGTTTCACACCGGCGATCTTATCCCATTCGGCTTGGTATTGTTTTTCTGTACCCTCTCAGGAAATATCCTGTATAATTGGGCTTTGCGGATTAAAGCGTAAGTTTTTTACTATTTCCCATCCTGTAATAGTTTTACAGCCTCCTGAAGATGCGTCAATATGTAGCAGGATAATGTTTGTTAAGGAATTAGTCGCTACCTGTTGTTACCAGATTCCACTCAATCCATCTTCCAAAGCTTTTTGGTAGCGTTCCATATTAAACGAATACAAGTACGGCGATTTGTGTGCACCACCTGTTTTCCGTTCTTTTAGCTTGTCGAGAATGTTGTAGTTTAACATTTTGCGCTGAAAATTGCGTCGGTCCAGATCACGGCCAAGAATCGTTTCATAAAGTGTCTGAAGTTCGGGCATGGTAAATTTCCGGGGTAACAGTTTTAAACCAATGGGTTGCTGGTTAAGCTGTAAACGCAAAGTGCTGATGGCCTCCTGAATAATTTGTTTATGGTCGAGCAGCATCGAAACATCCTCATTTAAAGATACCCAATCACACCGGTCGGAGAAAAGGTCGGGTGTTGGTTTTACTTTCCGAAAGTCAACCAAAGAATAAAACCCAACAGAGATAAAACGTTTATCAAAAAAAGTCTTGTCAGGCTTTGAGCCGGCCATGTCGGCATCGAGTATCGCTTTATTCGATTTTGATCTTTCCGGATCGCTAAATACCTTAAATTGTTTTAAAAACAGCTTGTCAAGCCCGGTGCGCTCTCTAACTATTCGTTGTGCCGCCTGCTCAAGCGTTTCATCATATTTTAAAAATCCTCCGGGAAGCGAATATTCCTTTGAATACTTTAAATGTAAAAGCAATACTTTAAGCTCATTGTTGTTAAACCCGAATATCACACAATCGATTGATATGTGATTCATGTACTCTGTTGAATTGATCGGCGTTGTTTTATCCAAGGTCTTTAATTTTTATGCTTACAAATTAGAAAAAATTCTCGAAGTACTAACTGGATATGTTTAAAAATATAATAATGTGTCGCATTGACACTAGGTGTGAAATTTATTCCTATCTTCGTCGCCGTAGATAAGACATATCGATAAACTATAACAATAAAATTTAAATTAGAACTAAATCATTCTCCATGATCTGTAATAAACTTAGACTAAACAGTGTGCTGACCCTCCTTGTATTATTACTTGTATCCGGCAGTCTGTCGGCAAGTGTTTCACAAAAAAGCGTAAAAGAAATCGTTAAGTCAATGACCCTGGAGCAGAAAGCTCAGTTGGTTATTGGCACAGGAATGTATTTCCCATTACCCGATTCTATTCGCGAAAAAATGCCACCAATGTTTGGTGGAGGTTTGGATACCAGCACTCCTTACGGAAAAATGATTGATAAAATCAGAGGTTATTTACCCGGAACTGCAGGCGTTACAGCAGAATTTCCTGACTTAGGAGTAACCAGTCAAACATTGGCTGACGGTCCTGCCGGATTACGTATCAGCCCAATCCGCGATGGTGAAACCGATACTTATTATTGTACAGCTTTCCCGATTGCAACCGTAATGGCTTCATCGTGGGATACTGATTTAGTAGAATCGGTAGGAAAAGCGATGGGTAAAGAGGTGCTGGAATATGGTGCCGATGTTCTTTTAGCACCTGCATTGAATATTCAACGTGATCCACTTTGCGGACGTAACTTCGAATATTATTCGGAAGATCCGCTGGTATCCGGCAAAATGGCAGCTGCCATGGTGAATGGCATTCAGTCGAACGGAGTTGGAACTTCCATCAAACACTTTGCGGTAAACAACCAGGAAACCAATCGTATGTCGGTTGATGTAATTGTTAGCGAACGTGCTTTGCGCGAAATTTATCTGAAAGGTTTTAAAATCGCGGTTCAGGAAAGTCAGCCATGGACAGTGATGTCATCTTACAATAAAGTAAACGGAGTTTATACTTCAGAGAGTCATGATCTGTTGACTAAAATTCTTCGCGACGATTGGGGATTTAAAGGTTACGTAATGACCGACTGGGGCGGGGGTAGCGATGTTGTTGCCCAAATGAAAGCCGGAAACGATATGATCCAGCCCGGTTCGCCTGAGACCATAAAAACGCTTATCGAAGCCGTTGAGTCAGGAAAGCTCGATGAATCGGTTTTGGATACAAATGTTGAGCGTATTCTGAATATTATGGTTGAGACACCACGATACAAAGGATATAAAATATCGAACAAACCAGATTTAAAAGCACACGCGGAAGTAACTCGTCAGGCCGCTACCGATGGAATGGTATTACTGGAAAATAACGGTGCACTTCCATTTGCAAACAGCATAAAAAATGTAGCCGCATTCGGAAATGCTTCCTACGATTTTATTTCAGGAGGTACCGGTAGTGGCGACGTGAATGAAGCTTACACGGTTTCGTTGTTGGAAGGCCTGCAAAATGCCGGTTACCAAACTTACGACGAACTTAAAAAGACTTACGAAACCTACATGGAAGAAGCGAGTAAAGTGCAGGATAAATCCAAAAACTTTATTGCTGCTTTAATGGGTGGAAAAATTCCTGTTGAAGAAATGGCTTTGGATGCCTCGATTGCTGAAGAGATGGCTGCAAAAGCTGATATTGCCCTAATCACTATCGGCCGAAATGCCGGAGAAGGTGGCGACCGCGAAGCTGTTGAAGGCGACTTCTATTTGAATAAGAACGAAAAAGACCTGATCAAAACAGTTACCGACGCTTTTCACGCAAAAGGTAAAAAAGCGGTGGTTATTCTGAATGTAGGCGGCGTAGTTGAAACCGCCAGCTGGAGCAATATTCCTGATGCTATTCTTTGTGCATGGCAACCTGGACAGGAGGGTGGTAATTCGGTAGTTGATGTACTTTCAGGAAAAGTAAATCCGTCAGGTAAACTGGCACAAACTTTCCCTGTGAAATATGAGGATGGTTCGTCGTCGGATAATTTCCCCGGCGAGGCAATAAAAGTTGAGGGAGCAGAAGATAATACCGCCGACCAATCCGGTTTCTCGATGATGCGCCGCGTACCCTGGGAAGTGGTTTACGAAGAAGATATTTACGTGGGGTACCGTTATTTCAATACTTTCGATGTGCCGGTTGCCTACGAATTCGGATACGGAAAATCGTACACAACATTTGAATACAGCAACCTGAAACTGAGCGACAAAAATTTAAATGGTAAAATTACGGTTTCCATCGATGTGAAAAATACCGGTGATGTTGCGGGTAAAGAAGTGGTTCAGGTCTATGCCAGCGCGCCGGGTAAATCACTTGAAAAACCGGAAGAAGAGTTGGTAGCCTTTGGAAAAACTGCGCTGTTAGAACCGGGAAAATCTGCAACTCTATCATTTGATATTGATGCGGCACTTTTGGCTTCGTTTGATGAAGGAAGTACAAGCTGGATTACAGAAGCCGGTGATTACACCATAAAAGTTGGAGCCTCGTCGAAAGACATTAAAGAAAAAGCAACATTTTCTGTTGCCAACGATATAACAGTTCAGAAGGTATCAAAAGCTATGGTGCCTGAACGCGACTTTGAAAAAATGCATAGGTAGTGGGACTTGGTTAAATACTCTCTCCCTGGAATAGTTCAGGGGGGAGTTCCCTTTTTCCTTAACCTGTGTAAAAACGACCTTTTTAAGACTAAACAAATTGTAAACCTACTACCTATGAAAAACGTACGCATAATTCTATTTCTTGGCATTGCCTTGGTTTTTGGGGCATGTTCAACTCAGCCACCCATGCTAATAAAAGATAGTGTAACTATTGCCGATGGAACGGTGAGTGGTTCTTTTGATGAAAGTACCGGAATTACCACTTTTAAGGGAATCCCGTTTGCTGCTCCGCCTGTAGGAGATTTGCGTTGGAAAGCACCACAACCCGTTGAACCCTGGGAAGGCGTGAAACAATGCACCGAATTTTCAGCCAGTCCGATGCAGGCAACTCCCGCACCTTTTATGATGTGGACGCAGGAATACATTGCTCCAAAAGAGCCCTTAAGCGAAGATTGTTTGTACCTGAATGTTTGGACTCCGGCTAAAGATGCTACTGAAACACGCCCCGTGTTTGTTTACATCTATGGCGGTGGTTTTTCAAGTGGTGGAAGTGCTGTGCCTATTTACGATGGCGAGGAAATGGCGAAAAAAGGCATCGTTTTTATTAGTATAAATTATCGTGTAGGAACTTTAGGATTTTTGGCGCATCCGGAACTTACTGCTGAATCGCCAAACAACGCTTCCGGAAATTATGGGTTACTCGATCAGGTTACGGCACTTGAGTGGGTGAATAAAAATATTGCAGCCTTTGGTGGCGATCCTGAGAATGTGACCATTGCCGGTCAGTCGGCTGGTGCGTTTAGTGTCAATTATTTAGTGGCAAGTCCGTTAACAAAAGGCCTTATTCACCGTGCCATTGCCGAGAGTGGTGGTGCTGTTCTTTCAACCAATGCGTTAGCACGTGGTGGTAGCCTGAAATCTGCAGAGGAAGCGGGTATAAAATTCGCCGAGTCTTTGGGGGCATCATCTATTGAAGAATTGCGGGTAAAAAGTGCTGAAGAAATTTTAAGCAGCAGAGGTGGTGGTGCACCGATCGTTGATGGTTATTTTCTGCCCAAACCGGTTAGTGAAATATTTGCCAGCGGAGAGCAAAACGATATTCCTGTGATAATTGGATGGAACGAAGATGAAGGATTTGGCCCGCCATCTGTTTCAGGAGAACAGTTTAAAGCCTCTTTAAAAGATCGATTTGGCGACATGGCCGATGAATTTCTGGCAAAATTCCCAATGAATACAGAAGAAGAAGCCCAAACCATTCAGAACGATCTGGGTGCCTTGCAAACTTTTGGTGTTCAGTCGTATAAGTGGATGCAACTACAAAATGAAAAGGCAACATCGAAGGTGTTTATGTATCGTTTTGAGCGCGATGTTCCTTATGCCGATGGAATGAGTGATTTTGGAGCTTTCCATACAGGGGAAGTTTCATACGCCTACAATAACCTGAAAATGAGCCCGCGTCCATGGACCGAGGCGGATTATAAACTGGCCGATCTGATGTCGGACTACTGGGTGAATTTTGCTACTTCAGGAGATCCAAATGCAGACGGATTGCCGGAGTGGGAAGCAGCTTCGCCTGATAACCTGAAAGCAATGCGCTTTAATACAACATCAGCGTGTGACGATGTACCAAGCATTGAACTGCTTCAATTTCTTGATAAATTTTATACCGAGACCAAATAAAACTATAGTTACCATTTAATTGATTTCAAGCCCGCAAGGAGGTTCCGATTATTAGCTTGAGGATAAGGAAGAAGTAACGGATATGTTCCTATTTCTCATTAGAACGGACCATCCACAGCTAAATATGCCCGCCAGAAAAGTATTGCAGGTGGTAGTCCGTTTGAAGACTTTACCGACAGAACTTATAAAGGGAAAACCATCGAGGCAGCCAATGTTTACGATTTGAAAGTTGTAAAAGAGACAAAGCGGGGCCCCAATTATCAATGGGGCTCTTTTTATGACCTTTGGGAAAATATTCCCGTTTTATGATACATTTTAATTGCTGAAAATCTCGCGGGTAGATTAGTTTTGTTGTCAAACAATAGTAAACCAATGAGGACATTTGCAATTATCTTTCTATTTATTGCGCTAATCGGATGCAATTCAAAAACTACCAAACAAAATTCAGTACAAACTACGGAGCCCTTATGGTTGGTAAAATTTGCTGAAACCGTTTTACACGAAGCAGACAGTTTGATTTATTATCAGCGCGAAAAACCCAAATACGAGTACGATTACGCTTTTCTGGGCGATGCCATTTATAAATTAAAAGACGTTGACCCGAAATATGGTGCTTACCTGAAAGATTATATCGATTACTTTTTGCACGAAGATGGCGAAATTGACGGTCAAAAAACTTCGGATTACAACATCGACCGTGTAAGACCCGGTAACAGCATGATTTCGTTGTACCAGGACTACGGCGATGAAAAATATCGCCTGGGAATAGAAACGCTGGTGGAGCAAATGAAAGGCCAGCCGCGGACAAATTCCGGTGGTTTTTGGCATAAAAAAATATACCCCTATCAAATGTGGTTGGATGGTTTGTACATGGCCTCTCCGTTTTTGGCTCGTTATGCCAAAGAATTCGATCAGCCACAGTGGTTCGATGAGGTTACTTTTCAACTGCAGGAAGTGTATAAAAGTACGCTCGATGAAAAAACGGGGCTGGTTTACCATGCCTGGGACGAAAGTCGCGAGCAACGCTGGTGCAACAAAGAAACCGGCCAGTCGAAACACTTCTGGAGCCGTGCTACAGGCTGGTACATGATGGCTTTGGTTGATGTGTTGGAATACTTACCTGAAGATCATAAAGACAGGGAAGCACTGATCAGCATTCTGAATGATCTTAGCGCATCCCTTTTAAATGTGCGCGATGTGGAGACCGGCTTATGGTACCAGGTGTTGGATATGGGCGGCGAAGAAGGCAACTATGTAGAAGCATCGGGATCGGCAATGATTGTTTATTCCTATGCAAAAGGAGCTAAAAAGGGTTGGCTGCCGGAAAGCTATCTTGAAATCGCCGAAAACGCTTTTGATAGTACAACTGAAAACCTGGTTTCGGAAGATGAAAATGGTTTAGTAACTTTAACCAATACTTGCGGAGCCTGTGGTTTGGGCGGAAATCCATACCGCGAAGGAGATTATAATTACTATATTTCGGAGAAAAAGGTGGATAACGACCAAAAGGGTGTGGCACCAATGATTTTAGCAGCAATTGAATTAAATAAATAACAAGAACATTATGAAGAATCTGACTCTAATCCTGACGATACTGGCATTAATTGCAACGGCTTGCACAACTAATAAACCCAAAGAAAAAGTCGCTGAAAAAAGTGTGGAAGTACAAAAAACACAAGCCTATATTGGTTTAAAAGATGGCGGCGAGTGGAAATGGGTAACCAAAAACAACGGCAACGAACAATGGGAGTACCAGGGGGGCGAATTTCATCCGGTATCACAATTGAAAGTGGATGAAAAACATACCGATCATTCATTCGATATCCAGTTTGAAGGACCGGGGTGGGAATCAGATAAAGTGGGCTACCGTATTTATCTCGACTGGCGAAATGCTATCGATATTTTTGGCAAGAAGACCGATTCGTTGGTTTTGCATAAGGTGGGATTAGATGGTTTTGATTCGTACCACGAAGTGAGCGACTGGGGTGTTGATGTGCTGAAAGTAGGCTCATCGCTGGGAATGGGGTC
It includes:
- the rhaD gene encoding rhamnulose-1-phosphate aldolase, encoding MDALKKLPAEVVKHIYQVSEVAGYLWEKEWAEKSSGNISIDLSGLFPESIINRIHDEVSFDFPIDAAGMVLFVTGSGCRLRHLVDRVDEVAAIIAVNSTATAYSVLWGGKSAGFKPTSELRAHIKIHLFNAANHTGRKAVVHAHPGELVVLSHHKLFKDEALFNHSLWKMCPEIKLYVPRGVGCAGYARYGTEELANLTLEALKNHDIVLWEKHGALATGVDIEEAFDFLDVANKGAKLLLLAWNAGFDPEGLSPEQLDDLMKP
- a CDS encoding multidrug effflux MFS transporter — encoded protein: MSLNRTSKFFIPVFTMVMAAMVAMSPFAIDTYIAALPDIAEFFGVKLNVAELTITLYFMGFAFGNFFGGPLSDAFGRKTIALTGIALYGLASLLITTCTKIEYVLLLRVLQAFGGGFATVTGNVFIRDWYSGKQVARFVTIISMIIMLAPLFAPVMGAALIHWYGWVSIFWFLLAFAILLFLSMWLLIPESRAPELITRKITGRQLLEKYRVFFSSKQSTILLFAISLPMSGLYIFITAASFIYIEYFNISQLRFPLFFSANVVLNIMLSFLNTILLKKHDPEKILRYGLLLQMLSGVTLAISVLMPEPQLWAVFASIVLYVGSLGLVFGNGTATILNHNPEVAGSANATIGIARFAISALIGSIMAMFHTGDLIPFGLVLFFCTLSGNILYNWALRIKA
- a CDS encoding NUDIX hydrolase; translation: MDKTTPINSTEYMNHISIDCVIFGFNNNELKVLLLHLKYSKEYSLPGGFLKYDETLEQAAQRIVRERTGLDKLFLKQFKVFSDPERSKSNKAILDADMAGSKPDKTFFDKRFISVGFYSLVDFRKVKPTPDLFSDRCDWVSLNEDVSMLLDHKQIIQEAISTLRLQLNQQPIGLKLLPRKFTMPELQTLYETILGRDLDRRNFQRKMLNYNILDKLKERKTGGAHKSPYLYSFNMERYQKALEDGLSGIW
- a CDS encoding glycoside hydrolase family 3 N-terminal domain-containing protein, translated to MICNKLRLNSVLTLLVLLLVSGSLSASVSQKSVKEIVKSMTLEQKAQLVIGTGMYFPLPDSIREKMPPMFGGGLDTSTPYGKMIDKIRGYLPGTAGVTAEFPDLGVTSQTLADGPAGLRISPIRDGETDTYYCTAFPIATVMASSWDTDLVESVGKAMGKEVLEYGADVLLAPALNIQRDPLCGRNFEYYSEDPLVSGKMAAAMVNGIQSNGVGTSIKHFAVNNQETNRMSVDVIVSERALREIYLKGFKIAVQESQPWTVMSSYNKVNGVYTSESHDLLTKILRDDWGFKGYVMTDWGGGSDVVAQMKAGNDMIQPGSPETIKTLIEAVESGKLDESVLDTNVERILNIMVETPRYKGYKISNKPDLKAHAEVTRQAATDGMVLLENNGALPFANSIKNVAAFGNASYDFISGGTGSGDVNEAYTVSLLEGLQNAGYQTYDELKKTYETYMEEASKVQDKSKNFIAALMGGKIPVEEMALDASIAEEMAAKADIALITIGRNAGEGGDREAVEGDFYLNKNEKDLIKTVTDAFHAKGKKAVVILNVGGVVETASWSNIPDAILCAWQPGQEGGNSVVDVLSGKVNPSGKLAQTFPVKYEDGSSSDNFPGEAIKVEGAEDNTADQSGFSMMRRVPWEVVYEEDIYVGYRYFNTFDVPVAYEFGYGKSYTTFEYSNLKLSDKNLNGKITVSIDVKNTGDVAGKEVVQVYASAPGKSLEKPEEELVAFGKTALLEPGKSATLSFDIDAALLASFDEGSTSWITEAGDYTIKVGASSKDIKEKATFSVANDITVQKVSKAMVPERDFEKMHR
- a CDS encoding carboxylesterase/lipase family protein, which codes for MKNVRIILFLGIALVFGACSTQPPMLIKDSVTIADGTVSGSFDESTGITTFKGIPFAAPPVGDLRWKAPQPVEPWEGVKQCTEFSASPMQATPAPFMMWTQEYIAPKEPLSEDCLYLNVWTPAKDATETRPVFVYIYGGGFSSGGSAVPIYDGEEMAKKGIVFISINYRVGTLGFLAHPELTAESPNNASGNYGLLDQVTALEWVNKNIAAFGGDPENVTIAGQSAGAFSVNYLVASPLTKGLIHRAIAESGGAVLSTNALARGGSLKSAEEAGIKFAESLGASSIEELRVKSAEEILSSRGGGAPIVDGYFLPKPVSEIFASGEQNDIPVIIGWNEDEGFGPPSVSGEQFKASLKDRFGDMADEFLAKFPMNTEEEAQTIQNDLGALQTFGVQSYKWMQLQNEKATSKVFMYRFERDVPYADGMSDFGAFHTGEVSYAYNNLKMSPRPWTEADYKLADLMSDYWVNFATSGDPNADGLPEWEAASPDNLKAMRFNTTSACDDVPSIELLQFLDKFYTETK
- a CDS encoding glycoside hydrolase family 88/105 protein is translated as MRTFAIIFLFIALIGCNSKTTKQNSVQTTEPLWLVKFAETVLHEADSLIYYQREKPKYEYDYAFLGDAIYKLKDVDPKYGAYLKDYIDYFLHEDGEIDGQKTSDYNIDRVRPGNSMISLYQDYGDEKYRLGIETLVEQMKGQPRTNSGGFWHKKIYPYQMWLDGLYMASPFLARYAKEFDQPQWFDEVTFQLQEVYKSTLDEKTGLVYHAWDESREQRWCNKETGQSKHFWSRATGWYMMALVDVLEYLPEDHKDREALISILNDLSASLLNVRDVETGLWYQVLDMGGEEGNYVEASGSAMIVYSYAKGAKKGWLPESYLEIAENAFDSTTENLVSEDENGLVTLTNTCGACGLGGNPYREGDYNYYISEKKVDNDQKGVAPMILAAIELNK